A DNA window from Brassica napus cultivar Da-Ae chromosome A4, Da-Ae, whole genome shotgun sequence contains the following coding sequences:
- the LOC111215056 gene encoding ADP-ribosylation factor 1 — protein sequence MGILFTRMFSSVFGNKEARILVLGLDNAGKTTILYRLQMGEVVSTIPTIGFNVETVQYNNIKFQVWDLGGQTSIRPYWRCYFPNTQAVIYVVDSSDTDRIGVAKEEFHAILEEEELKGAVVLIFANKQDLPGALDDAAVTEALELHKIKSRQWAIFKTCAVKGEGLFEGLDWLSNTLKSGSG from the exons atgggaatCCTGTTCACGCGGATGTTCTCTTCAGTGTTTGGCAACAAAGAAGCTCGTATCCTCGTCCTCGGTCTCGACAATGCTGGCAAAACTACTATCCTCT aTCGGCTTCAGATGGGGGAAGTTGTCTCCACGATTCCGA CTATTGGGTTTAACGTGGAGACTGTGCAGTACAACAATATCAAGTTTCAGGTCTGGGATTTAG GTGGACAAACGAGTATCAG ACCATACTGGCGATGCTATTTTCCGAATACACAAGCAGTGATCTACGTTGTTGACTCGAGCGATACAGATCGAATCGGGGTGGCAAAGGAGGAGTTTCATGCAATTTTGGAG GAAGAGGAGTTGAAAGGTGCGGTGGTTCTCATATTTGCAAACAAGCAG GATCTTCCTGGTGCACTCGATGATGCCGCTGTGACAGAAGCCTTGGAGTTGCATAAGATAAAGAGTCGCCAGTGGGCAATCTTCAAAACTTGTGCTGTTAAAGGCGAGGGGCTTTTCGAGGGTTTGGACTG GTTGAGTAATACATTGAAGTCAGGAAGTGGGTAG
- the LOC111215057 gene encoding zinc finger protein CONSTANS-LIKE 3, whose translation MASRPCDSCRSAAATLFCRADAAFLCGECDGKIHTANKLASRHERVLLCQVCEQSPAHVTCKADAAALCVTCDRDIHSANPLSRRHERVPVTPFYDAPSNADVSMEAASWLLHNPSVKEGGVEIPNLFADLDYSGVDPKMEASENSSGNDGVVPVQTRALFLSEDYFNFDISASKTTFPHGFSCINQTVSSTSLDVPLVPEGGAVAEMSRTTAAPALQLSPAEREARVLRYREKRKNRKFEKTIRYASRKAYAEVRPRIKGRFAKRTDSRVNDGGEVGVYGGFGVVPSF comes from the exons ATGGCGTCGAGACCGTGCGATTCGTGCAGATCCGCGGCCGCGACTCTGTTCTGCCGCGCGGACGCAGCGTTTCTCTGCGGCGAATGCGACGGAAAAATCCACACAGCGAACAAACTCGCCTCGCGCCACGAGCGAGTCTTGCTCTGCCAAGTCTGCGAGCAATCTCCCGCGCACGTCACGTGCAAAGCCGACGCAGCCGCGCTCTGCGTCACGTGCGACCGTGACATCCACTCCGCTAACCCACTCTCCCGCCGCCACGAGCGCGTCCCCGTCACGCCTTTCTACGACGCTCCTTCAAATGCTGACGTTAGCATGGAGGCTGCGTCTTGGCTCTTGCACAACCCGAGCGTCAAGGAAGGAGGTGTAGAGATCCCAAACTTGTTTGCCGATCTTGATTACTCCGGGGTTGATCCGAAGATGGAGGCGTCGGAGAATAGCTCCGGCAACGACGGAGTCGTTCCTGTTCAGACCAGAGCTCTGTTTCTCAGCGAAGATTACTTCAACTTCGACATCTCAGCTTCCAAAACAACTTTCCCACACGGATTCAGCTGCATTAATCAAACt GTTTCGTCAACATCGTTAGATGTACCGTTGGTGCCCGAAGGTGGAGCTGTGGCGGAGATGTCAAGAACGACGGCAGCACCAGCTCTGCAGCTATCTCCTGCGGAGAGAGAGGCTAGGGTTTTGAGGTATagggagaagaggaagaatcgGAAGTTCGAGAAGACTATTAGGTATGCATCACGTAAAGCATACGCCGAGGTGAGGCCGAGGATTAAAGGACGTTTTGCTAAGCGAACTGATTCAAGAGTTAATGATGGAGGAGAGGTCGGAGTCTACGGCGGGTTCGGAGTGGTCCCGAGTTTCTGA
- the LOC111215058 gene encoding eukaryotic translation initiation factor 3 subunit B isoform X1, whose protein sequence is MANIDIDSRAAQLGIDWSQVNLDSIHLPPGEDFGIQSDDEGVYHDDQLEFDTGFGNIIVVDNLPVVPKAKFEKLENVLKKIYNQLGVIKENGLWMPVDPDTGVTLGYCFIEFNTPQVTYLTFYVSLRHMYVVDIWVGLQEAQNAKEKTHGYKLDKSHIFAVNMFDDFDRLMNVKEEWEAPQTKPYVPGENLQKWLTDEKARDQLVIRSGPDTEVLWNDPRQKNTEPVHKRPYWTESYVQWSPLGTYLVTLHKQGAAVWGGADTFTRLMRYQHNMVKLVDFSPGEKYLVTYHSQEPSNPRDASKVEIKVFDVRTGRMMRDFKGSADEFSIGGPGGVAGASWPVFRWGGGKEDKYFAKLSKNTISVYETETFGLIDKKSMKVDNVVDICWSPTDSILSLFVPEQGGGNQPAKVALVQIPSKVELRQKNLFSVSDCKMYWQSSGEYLAVKVDRYTKTKKSTYSGFELFRIKERDIPIEVLELDNKNDKIIAFAWEPKGHRFAVIHGDQPRPDVSFYTMKTAQHGGRVTKLGTLKAKQANALFWSPSGKYIILAGLKNFNGQLEFFNVDEMETMATTEHFMATDIEWDPTGRYVATAVTSVHEMENGFTVWSFNGKLLYRVLKDHFFQLAWRPRPASFLSPEKEEEIAKNLKKYSKKYEAEDQDVSLLLSEQDREKRKALKEEWEKWVMQWKSLHEEEKLERQNLRDGEISDEEEDDEEAKEVKEVEFEDVIDVTEEIVQE, encoded by the exons ATGGCGAACATTGACATTGATTCCCGTGCGGCTCAGTTAGGTATAGATTGGTCTCAGGTTAATCTCGATTCCATCCATCTCCCTCCTGGAGAAGACTTTGGGATCCAAAG TGATGATGAAGGTGTTTACCACGACGACCAGCTAGAGTTCGACACTGGGTTCGGTAATATCATCGTGGTTGATAACCTCCCTGTTGTCCCGAAGGCAAAGTTTGAGAAACTTGAAAATGTCCTGAAGAAGATTTACAACCAGTTGGGTGTTATCAAGGAGAATGGACTCTGGATGCCTGTTGATCCGGACACCGGTGTGACGCTGGGATACTGTTTTATTGAGTTTAATACCCCTCAGGTTACTTATCTAACCTTTTATGTTAGCTTACGTCACATGTATGTTGTTGATATATGGGTTGGTTTGCAGGAAGCTCAAAACGCTAAGGAGAAGACTCATGGCTACAAGTTGGACAAGTCTCACATCTTTGCTGTGAACATGTTCGATGATTTTGACAGGTTGATGAATGTGAAGGAGGAGTGGGAGGCTCCTCAGACCAAGCCGTATGTCCCTGGG GAAAACTTGCAAAAGTGGCTTACTGATGAAAAAGCGAGGGATCAGCTTGTCATTCGTTCTGGCCCTGATACTGAAGTTTTATGGAATGATCCTAGGCAGAAGAATACTGAACCTGTTCATAAGCGTCCT TATTGGACAGAGAGCTATGTGCAGTGGTCTCCTCTAGGTACGTACCTTGTGACACTTCACAAGCAAGGTGCAGCTGTTTGGGGTGGTGCTGATACCTTCACTCGTCTCATGCGCTATCAGCATAACATG GTAAAACTAGTTGATTTCTCGCCAGGTGAGAAATACCTCGTAACTTACCACAGCCAGGAACCAAGTAACCCGCGAGATGCAAGT AAAGTAGAGATAAAGGTGTTTGATGTGAGAACCGGGAGGATGATGAGAGACTTCAAGGGTAGTGCTGATGAGTTTTCAATTGGAGGACCTGGTGGTGTTGCTGGTGCCTCTTGGCCTGTTTTCAG ATGGGGTGGTGGAAAAGAGGATAAATACTTTGCCAAGCTCAGCAAAAACACTATCTCTGTCTATGAGACTGAGACATTCGGCCTAATAGACAAGAAGTCCATGAAGGTTGATAATGTGGTGGACATCTGTTGGTCTCCAACTGACTCCATCCTCTCACTGTTCGTTCCTGAACAAGGCGGTGGGAACCAGCCTGCCAAG GTCGCTCTTGTCCAAATCCCTAGCAAGGTGGAGCTGAGGCAGAAGAATCTCTTCAGCGTGAGCGACTGCAAGATGTACTGGCAGAGCAGCGGAGAGTATCTCGCCGTCAAGGTTGATCGATACACAAAGACAAAGAAGAGCACATACTCTGGGTTCGAGCTTTTCCGCATCAAAGAGAGGGATATTCCCATCGAAGTCCTTGAGCTGGACAACAAGAACGACAAGATCATCGCCTTCGCGTGGGAGCCTAAGGGTCACAGGTTTGCTGTGATACACGGTGACCAACCGAGACCAGACGTCAGTTTCTACACGATGAAGACCGCACAGCACGGTGGGAGGGTTACAAAGCTCGGTACTTTGAAGGCCAAACAAGCCAATGCACTCTTCTGGTCTCCCTCAGGGAAGTACATCATTCTTGCTGGGTTAAAGAATTTCAATGGGCAGCTTGAATTTTTCAATGTGGATGAGATGGAGACTATGGCCACAACTGAACACTTCATGGCCACAGACATCGAATGGGACCCAACTGGAAG gtACGTTGCAACCGCAGTGACATCAGTCCATGAGATGGAGAATGGGTTCACGGTCTGGTCATTCAATGGAAAATTGCTTTACCGTGTACTGAAGGATCATTTCTTCCAGCTAGCATGGCGGCCAAGACCGGCATCATTCTTGTCTccagagaaggaagaagagataGCAAAAAACCTGAAGAAGTACAGCAAGAAGTACGAGGCAGAGGATCAGGACGTGTCGCTGCTGTTGAGTGAACAAGACAGGGAGAAGAGGAAGGCGTTGAAGGAGGAATGGGAGAAGTGGGTGATGCAGTGGAAGTCGCTGCACGAAGAGGAGAAACTAGAGAGGCAAAACCTTAGGGATGGTGAGATAagtgatgaggaagaagatgatgaggaaGCCAAAGAAGTTAAAGAAGTTGAGTTTGAGGATGTTATCGATGTCACTGAAGAAATTGTCCAAGAATGA
- the LOC111215058 gene encoding eukaryotic translation initiation factor 3 subunit B isoform X2, producing MANIDIDSRAAQLGIDWSQVNLDSIHLPPGEDFGIQSDDEGVYHDDQLEFDTGFGNIIVVDNLPVVPKAKFEKLENVLKKIYNQLGVIKENGLWMPVDPDTGVTLGYCFIEFNTPQEAQNAKEKTHGYKLDKSHIFAVNMFDDFDRLMNVKEEWEAPQTKPYVPGENLQKWLTDEKARDQLVIRSGPDTEVLWNDPRQKNTEPVHKRPYWTESYVQWSPLGTYLVTLHKQGAAVWGGADTFTRLMRYQHNMVKLVDFSPGEKYLVTYHSQEPSNPRDASKVEIKVFDVRTGRMMRDFKGSADEFSIGGPGGVAGASWPVFRWGGGKEDKYFAKLSKNTISVYETETFGLIDKKSMKVDNVVDICWSPTDSILSLFVPEQGGGNQPAKVALVQIPSKVELRQKNLFSVSDCKMYWQSSGEYLAVKVDRYTKTKKSTYSGFELFRIKERDIPIEVLELDNKNDKIIAFAWEPKGHRFAVIHGDQPRPDVSFYTMKTAQHGGRVTKLGTLKAKQANALFWSPSGKYIILAGLKNFNGQLEFFNVDEMETMATTEHFMATDIEWDPTGRYVATAVTSVHEMENGFTVWSFNGKLLYRVLKDHFFQLAWRPRPASFLSPEKEEEIAKNLKKYSKKYEAEDQDVSLLLSEQDREKRKALKEEWEKWVMQWKSLHEEEKLERQNLRDGEISDEEEDDEEAKEVKEVEFEDVIDVTEEIVQE from the exons ATGGCGAACATTGACATTGATTCCCGTGCGGCTCAGTTAGGTATAGATTGGTCTCAGGTTAATCTCGATTCCATCCATCTCCCTCCTGGAGAAGACTTTGGGATCCAAAG TGATGATGAAGGTGTTTACCACGACGACCAGCTAGAGTTCGACACTGGGTTCGGTAATATCATCGTGGTTGATAACCTCCCTGTTGTCCCGAAGGCAAAGTTTGAGAAACTTGAAAATGTCCTGAAGAAGATTTACAACCAGTTGGGTGTTATCAAGGAGAATGGACTCTGGATGCCTGTTGATCCGGACACCGGTGTGACGCTGGGATACTGTTTTATTGAGTTTAATACCCCTCAG GAAGCTCAAAACGCTAAGGAGAAGACTCATGGCTACAAGTTGGACAAGTCTCACATCTTTGCTGTGAACATGTTCGATGATTTTGACAGGTTGATGAATGTGAAGGAGGAGTGGGAGGCTCCTCAGACCAAGCCGTATGTCCCTGGG GAAAACTTGCAAAAGTGGCTTACTGATGAAAAAGCGAGGGATCAGCTTGTCATTCGTTCTGGCCCTGATACTGAAGTTTTATGGAATGATCCTAGGCAGAAGAATACTGAACCTGTTCATAAGCGTCCT TATTGGACAGAGAGCTATGTGCAGTGGTCTCCTCTAGGTACGTACCTTGTGACACTTCACAAGCAAGGTGCAGCTGTTTGGGGTGGTGCTGATACCTTCACTCGTCTCATGCGCTATCAGCATAACATG GTAAAACTAGTTGATTTCTCGCCAGGTGAGAAATACCTCGTAACTTACCACAGCCAGGAACCAAGTAACCCGCGAGATGCAAGT AAAGTAGAGATAAAGGTGTTTGATGTGAGAACCGGGAGGATGATGAGAGACTTCAAGGGTAGTGCTGATGAGTTTTCAATTGGAGGACCTGGTGGTGTTGCTGGTGCCTCTTGGCCTGTTTTCAG ATGGGGTGGTGGAAAAGAGGATAAATACTTTGCCAAGCTCAGCAAAAACACTATCTCTGTCTATGAGACTGAGACATTCGGCCTAATAGACAAGAAGTCCATGAAGGTTGATAATGTGGTGGACATCTGTTGGTCTCCAACTGACTCCATCCTCTCACTGTTCGTTCCTGAACAAGGCGGTGGGAACCAGCCTGCCAAG GTCGCTCTTGTCCAAATCCCTAGCAAGGTGGAGCTGAGGCAGAAGAATCTCTTCAGCGTGAGCGACTGCAAGATGTACTGGCAGAGCAGCGGAGAGTATCTCGCCGTCAAGGTTGATCGATACACAAAGACAAAGAAGAGCACATACTCTGGGTTCGAGCTTTTCCGCATCAAAGAGAGGGATATTCCCATCGAAGTCCTTGAGCTGGACAACAAGAACGACAAGATCATCGCCTTCGCGTGGGAGCCTAAGGGTCACAGGTTTGCTGTGATACACGGTGACCAACCGAGACCAGACGTCAGTTTCTACACGATGAAGACCGCACAGCACGGTGGGAGGGTTACAAAGCTCGGTACTTTGAAGGCCAAACAAGCCAATGCACTCTTCTGGTCTCCCTCAGGGAAGTACATCATTCTTGCTGGGTTAAAGAATTTCAATGGGCAGCTTGAATTTTTCAATGTGGATGAGATGGAGACTATGGCCACAACTGAACACTTCATGGCCACAGACATCGAATGGGACCCAACTGGAAG gtACGTTGCAACCGCAGTGACATCAGTCCATGAGATGGAGAATGGGTTCACGGTCTGGTCATTCAATGGAAAATTGCTTTACCGTGTACTGAAGGATCATTTCTTCCAGCTAGCATGGCGGCCAAGACCGGCATCATTCTTGTCTccagagaaggaagaagagataGCAAAAAACCTGAAGAAGTACAGCAAGAAGTACGAGGCAGAGGATCAGGACGTGTCGCTGCTGTTGAGTGAACAAGACAGGGAGAAGAGGAAGGCGTTGAAGGAGGAATGGGAGAAGTGGGTGATGCAGTGGAAGTCGCTGCACGAAGAGGAGAAACTAGAGAGGCAAAACCTTAGGGATGGTGAGATAagtgatgaggaagaagatgatgaggaaGCCAAAGAAGTTAAAGAAGTTGAGTTTGAGGATGTTATCGATGTCACTGAAGAAATTGTCCAAGAATGA